The Deinococcus malanensis DNA segment CGCAAGCTTTCTGTCCGCTCTGCCCTGGCCCTCGGTACGCTGACCCTGGGTCTCAGTGCCTGCTCGGTCACGGTGCGCCCCAATGTGTCCCTGACCGGGAGCACCGGCAACCTGATTGTCCGCTTCGCCCCGGACCGTGGGGAAGGCAGTTCGTATTTCGTGGGTGAGGCGGTGCGCTTCCAGCTGACCACCCGCACGGCCGGCTACGTGACCCTGGTGGCCCTCCAGAACGGCTACGCGACGACCCTGGCCCAGAACGTCTACGTGAACGCCGGCACCACCGTGTTTCCCCGTCCGCAGGACGGCGTGACCTACAACGTCGCCGCGCCGCGCGGCGTGCAGCGTGTCCGCGCGATCTTCACGCGCACGCGCCCCACGGGTGACCTGATCCTGCGCGGGACCTATGACGGCAGCCAGTGGAACGCGGCGACCAGCGCCTACCTGACGCCGTATGCCGCCAGCGACCGCGACGTTCAGGAAACGTTCCTGTACATCCGCTGACCGTTAGTCCTGCCTGGGACCGCACCTGTCATCGGGCGCGGTTCTTTGGCTTTATGGGAGGCCCGAGCCCGCTAGCCTGAAGACATGACCTCCAGTCAACCGCTGACCTTCGTGCAGGCGTCCGAGCGTGTGGATGCGTTTATCTCCCAGTTCGAGGAAGGCTACTTTCCGCCTCTCCTGATGCTGGCTCGCCTGACCGAGGAGGTCGGCGAGATCGCCCGGGTGGTCTCGCATAAGAACGGCAAGAAGCCCAAAGCCGGGGAAGATCCGGGTGACCTGGAGATGGAACTGGCCGACCTGCTGTTCGTGACCCTGTGCATGGCCAACGAGCGGGGTCTGGATCTGGAGCGCGGTTTTGAGCGCATGATGGACAAGATCGAAAGGCGTGACGCGACCCGCTGGACGAAGAAAGCGGTTCAGCCCGGTGAGCCGCAGCCCGGTGAGTTGCAGTCTAGTGAGCTGCAGCCCGGCGAGCCTCAGGCAGGGGAAACTCAGGTATGAGCGACCTGCGCTACCCCCTGGGACCCATGCCCACGCCTCTCAGCCTGTCCGGGGAGGAACGGTCTGGGGCGCTGGCCGCCCTGAGCGCCCTGCCTCAGGCGCTGCGGGCGTCAGTAGAAGGGCTGCCGGACGATCAGCTGGGCACCCCTTACCGTGAAGGTGGCTGGACGGTCCGGCAGGTCGTGCATCATGTGGCCGACAGCCACCTGAACGCGTACACCCGGACGAAACTGACGCTGACCGAGACCAATCCCGATGTCAGACCCTACGATGAGACCCTCTGGGCCGAGTTGCCGGATGCCCGGCTGCCGGTCGGCGTCAGCCTGGACCTGCTGGAGAGCCTGCACCGCCGCTGGGTGGCCACGCTGGAAGGCGTGAATGACTGGACCCGCCCCTGGACCCATCCGGCGCAGGGCCGCACCTACACCCTGGACACCCTGCTGGGGATGTATGCCTGGCATGGCCGCCACCACATTGCCCACATCACCGGTCTGCGCGGGCGCCAGGGCTGGTAGCGGGTGCAGTTCGGCGAGTCACTGCATGTTCCGGTCACGCACCGGGCGGCCGGTGTGGTGGTGTTGAACGGAGCCGGCGACATTCTGCTGGTCCGCGAACGCGGGCTCCCCGGACAGATGGGCAAGGCAGGCTTATGGCATATCCCCAGCGGCACGGTCGAGAACGGCGAGAATCCCCAGGACACCGCCACGCGTGAGGCCTGGGAAGAGGCCGGCGTGCGCGTCCGCCTGAACACATTTCTGGGGGCCCTGCTGGGCCGTTTTCCGGATGGGGTGCTGGTGCTGCGGCACGCCTGGCTGGCCGAGCCGCTGGAGGGTTCGGTGTTCCGGCCGGTCCTGGGGCACGAGGTGAGCGAGGTGCGCTTTGTCAGCGAAGTGGAGTTCGGGACGCTGTACGCCACTGGAAAAATTCGCATGTACCACACGAAGCTGTTCTACGAGGAAGCCCTTCGCGTGCGGGCCGCCATGAGGAGGCAGGAGGCGGGGGCCTGAGCCACCGCCTCCCTGACTGCCCCTGTCCTTACTCGTATCCGAGTTCGCGCAGCGCTTCCTCGTCCTCGCGCCAGCCGGGAATCACAATGACTTCCAGGCCCAGAAAGACCTTGCGGTCCAGGAAGACCTCCAGCTGCTTGCGGGCGGCCTGACCGATCTCGCGCAGCTGCTTGCCGCCCGAACCGATAACCATGCCCTTGTGGGCGTTTTTCTCCACCACGATCTCGCCCTCGATACGCTGCAGCCCGTCCTCGCGCTCGGTCCAGCGGTTGACCCGCGTGGCCACGGCGTAGGGGAGCTCCTCACGCAGCTTTTTCATGGCTTCCTCGCGGATGATCTCGGCGGCCCACATCTCGCGGCTCTGGTCACTGGCGGCGCCGCGCGGGTAGAAGAAGGGATTTTCCGGCAGGGTGTCCAGAATCTGCTCGCGCAGGGTGGCCACCTGCAGGGGGCCGTTCTGTGCCGACAGCATCGTCTCGCTGGTTTCTGCCGCGCGGCCTTCGAGCAGGGCGCGGTAAAGCTTCATGGCCTCGTCCGGGTACTTGGCGGCGTCGGTTTTGTTGCCCACCAGAAAGAGGGGCTTGGGCAACTCGCGCACCTGCCGGCCCACCAGCTCGTCCTCGTCGGTGGGGGGGTGGCGCAGGTCCACGACCCAGATGATCACGTCCACGTCTGCCAGGGCGCTGTGCACCTCGTGGTTCATGTATTTGCCCAGAGCGTCTTTGGGCTTGTGCAGCCCCGGCGTGTCCACAAAGACGATCTGGTGTGTGTCGGTGGTAAAGATGCCACGCACGCCCCGGCGGGTGGTCTGTGGGCGCGGGCTGGTGGGCGCCACCTTGGTGCCCAGAAAACTGTTGAGCAGCGTGCTTTTGCCGACATTCGGCTTGCCGACGATCGCCACAAACCCGGAGTGGGTAGTGGCGCCGTCGGAGGTCATGGTGGGGTCGCTCATGGTCGGCATTCTCTCATGGAGTGGGTTCCATTGCCCTCGCCTGCCGCACTTTTCGCACCTTGAGGGTTCGTGCCGGCAGATCATTGTCCGGAGAAACCGCCTTCACAGGCCGCCGACTGCCCCGGTCCTGCAGAGCAGCCAAACTGGCTTCTGATATCAGTGCCGCGCCTGAGCGGACGCCACCAGGCGTGGCAGCACGGCGCGGGGCAGCAGCCGTGGAAGCAGCGTCTGCACCTGGTTGATCCTGCCGGCCACGGCCACCGGCTGACCGCGCAGCATGGCGCGGATCCCAATCCGGGCCACTTCGGTGGCACTCAGCATGGCCAGCCGGTTCGGACCGCTGAAAAGCTTGCTCTGGCCCAGATCGGCCGCCGCCTGGAACCCGGTCTCGACTGGCCCGGGGCACAGCGCGGTGACATTCACGCTCTTTCCCCGCACTTCCTCGTTCACCGCCTCGCTGAAACTCAGGACGTACGCCTTGGTGGCGTAATACACCGCCATCATCGGGCCGGGCATAAAAGCGGCCGTGCTGGCCACGTTCAGCTCAGTGAGGAACGTGCCCGTCAGCATAAGCACTGGCTGCTTGCCCAGCTGGAGCCGATCGCGGAGGCGCTCGAACGCGGCTTGCCCGCATTGCCTGCTGGTGGCGGGGTCACCCTGCTGACGTATACCCAGGCTCTGGTGGCCGGGCTGTACCCCATGACCGACCCTGCCGCGCCGGTTCAGGCTGCCCTGCATGACCCGGCGCTGGCGCCTTTGTGCCTGACACTGGAAGCCGCACTTCCTGGCGCCTTGCGCGCCCTCTACAGCGGTCTGACCCAGCCCGGCGACATGACCGTGAACGCCACGTGATGCCGCAAGCGGCAACCTTTCCTTCTTCCACCCCGTACCCTGCACCATGAGCAAGCCCACCAGGTACCAGACCGCTGAGGTCAAGGCCACGATCACCGATATGTTCGCGCAGAGCAGTGCCGTACTGGCCCGCCCCGGCCCGGCCACGTTCGAACGTTTCGAGCGCCGGGGCGGCACCCGGCATGCCCTGGTCTACGTGGGTCTTGCCGCAGTGGTTTCCGCCCTCATTGCCGCCTTTTTCGCCATCTTTCATACAGACGTCACGGTAATTGGACAGCTGATCTCCCGGCTGATCCTGATTCCGGCTCAGTTCCTGATTTTCACCGGCGCGGTGTATCTGATTGGCAGAAAGCTGTTCAAGGGCACCGGGACCTATCCGGAAGTGGCGTATACCTTCGCGCTGTTTTTCGTGCCGCTCACCATTCTGGGCACGTTGATCGGCATTGTTCCGGTCCTTGGTTGGCTGCTCGCTCTGCTGATCTCCCTGGTGATGGTGGCGTTCGGCTACTTTGCCGTGCAGTCCAGCATGAATCTGCGTGACCAGGGCAGCGCGGTCATTACGCTGGTGCTGGCCGGTGTGGCCCACTGGCTGCTGGGCAGTGTGGTGGGTGGGCTGCTTACAGCGCTGTTTTATGGAGGCTAATACGGGACCTCTCCCTTTGCGGACGCGGGGTGTGGCCAGCTGGCCACACCCCGTCTCTTTGTCTCTGCGGCGGTGTTTACGCTTTCATGCCGGGCTGGCCGGTATGCTGCGCGGCATGACCCAGAGTGCCGGGAAGGCCATCAGCGCAGACGACCGTGTGCGTCTCGATCAGATTTTCATGCAGGTGATCCTGGACGCCCAGGCGCAGGTGCAGGCCACCAGGCCGGCTCAGCCCGGCAACCTGGCGGCCATGTTTCACCGCGAAAGTGTAACCGACGCCCTGCAGGGCTGCGCGATGCTGATCGCCGGCTGGAACGAGGGCCGTGTGGACGAGGCAGGATTGACCCGCGCCGCCAAGGCCCTGCGTGCCCTGGACATGGGAGAACTGGCCACCCGCCTGGAGCGCCTGCGCCAGATCGACGAAGGCTGAGCGCACAAGCGGGTTCGGAGGATGCCTGACGGACCTGGGCACTGCTGACCAGTAATGCCGGCCCCGCCGGAGGAACGTACACCTGAAGCTCCAGTTCGTATGGGCCTGTTAACCCCTCCCCTTGACCTGAACAGCCGGCTTGGTGCAGGCCCGATGTACTGGTGCCGACCCCCGCTAGACACCGCTGCCGGCTGCGCTCTTCCTGAACCGTAGACTGCCTGTATGAAGGTCCGCAGCGCGTTTTTTTATTGGTTCGGGGTGCTCCGGGCCTAGCTTTGCGTTTGTTCCACCCTCACCGCCCGGTGCACCCCTCAGAGGAAGCCACCGGGCGGTTTGCCTTTTGCCCCCAGCTCACCTGCTCTCCAAGGAGAACTCATGACCCGTCAACCGGCCCCCAGCACCACCGAGAACCTGAACGTCACCGGCTTTTCCCCACTGCCCACCCCGCGCGATCTCAAACGCCGCTACCCTCTGACCCCGGAAGCCGAGCGCACAGTGCTGGCCGGTCGCCGGGCTGCCCAGGCCATCGTGCACGGCCAGGATGACCGGCTGCTGGCCGTGGTCGGTCCGTGCAGCGTACATAACGTCGACGAGGCCCTGGCGTACGCCCGCCGGCTGGCTGCGCTGCGTGAGCGGGTGGCCGACCGGGTGGAAGTGCAGATGCGCGTGTACGTGGACAAACCCCGTACCACCGTGGGCTGGCGGGGGTTTCTGCTGGATCCTGACCTGACCGGCGCGAATGACGTCGCGCGGGGCCTGGAGCGCACCCGTGAACTGATGCTGCGCGTTTCGGAAATGGGCGTTCCGGTGGCCACCGAACTGCTTGACCCGTTTGCGCCGCAGTACCTGTTCGACACCGTGGCATGGGCCTGCCTGGGTGCACGCACCACCGAGTCGCAGACGCACCGCGCCATGGCCAGCGCCGTCAGTGCGCCGATGGGCTTCAAAAACGGCACCGGCGGCGGAATCAAGCTGGCGGTGGACGCCATTGTGGCCGCCAGCCACGCGCACGCCTTCTTCACCGTGGACGACGACAGTCAGGCCTGCATCGTGCATACGCGCGGCAACCCGGACGGCCACGTGATCCTGCGTGGCGGACGCGGTGGTCCGAATTACGCGCCGCAGTTCGTGCGGGAAGCGGCCGACCTGATGAGTGCAGCCGGACTGACGCCAGCGGTCATGGTGGACTGCTCACACGCCAACAGCGGCTCGGACCACACCCGGCAGTCGCTGGTCTGGCGCGACGTGCTGCAGCAGCGTCAGGCAGGCGTGAGCGCCATTCGTGGCGTGATGCTCGAAAGCAACGAACACTCCGGCAAGCAGGCGATCCCCTCAGACCTCAGCGCGCTGCGCCCCGGCGTGAGCGTGACCGATGCCTGCGTCGGCTGGAACGAAACCGAAGCGCTGCTGCTCGAAGCCCACGCTGCACTCGGGCGCAGCGCCGTTCTGCGCTGAAAAGCCTGAGCTCTTCATAGGACCCCCGGGAAGCCTGGGCTGAAGGAGACACGTCTCTTTCAGCCCAGCATCTTCAACTCGCCCAGGCCCGCCAGGAACTCACGCTCGGGATAGTCCTCGGCGTCAAAGCCCCGGTCACCCTCGGCCGGCGTGACACTCAGCGAGGCGAAATCAAACAGCTCGCGGTCCAGCAGGTGGCTGGGCGTGACCCGTGTCAGTGCGCGCAGGATGTTGTTCAGGCGCCCCGGGTGCTCACGCTCCCAGCCTTCCAGCATCTCGCCCACGATGCGGCGCTGCAGGTTTTCCTGGGTGCCGCACAGGTTGCACGGAATAATCGGAAATTCGCGGGCCTGCGCGTAGCGGATGATGTCG contains these protein-coding regions:
- a CDS encoding DUF4384 domain-containing protein, coding for MRKLSVRSALALGTLTLGLSACSVTVRPNVSLTGSTGNLIVRFAPDRGEGSSYFVGEAVRFQLTTRTAGYVTLVALQNGYATTLAQNVYVNAGTTVFPRPQDGVTYNVAAPRGVQRVRAIFTRTRPTGDLILRGTYDGSQWNAATSAYLTPYAASDRDVQETFLYIR
- a CDS encoding nucleotide pyrophosphohydrolase produces the protein MTSSQPLTFVQASERVDAFISQFEEGYFPPLLMLARLTEEVGEIARVVSHKNGKKPKAGEDPGDLEMELADLLFVTLCMANERGLDLERGFERMMDKIERRDATRWTKKAVQPGEPQPGELQSSELQPGEPQAGETQV
- a CDS encoding YfiT family bacillithiol transferase: MSDLRYPLGPMPTPLSLSGEERSGALAALSALPQALRASVEGLPDDQLGTPYREGGWTVRQVVHHVADSHLNAYTRTKLTLTETNPDVRPYDETLWAELPDARLPVGVSLDLLESLHRRWVATLEGVNDWTRPWTHPAQGRTYTLDTLLGMYAWHGRHHIAHITGLRGRQGW
- a CDS encoding Nudix hydrolase, translated to MQFGESLHVPVTHRAAGVVVLNGAGDILLVRERGLPGQMGKAGLWHIPSGTVENGENPQDTATREAWEEAGVRVRLNTFLGALLGRFPDGVLVLRHAWLAEPLEGSVFRPVLGHEVSEVRFVSEVEFGTLYATGKIRMYHTKLFYEEALRVRAAMRRQEAGA
- the era gene encoding GTPase Era yields the protein MSDPTMTSDGATTHSGFVAIVGKPNVGKSTLLNSFLGTKVAPTSPRPQTTRRGVRGIFTTDTHQIVFVDTPGLHKPKDALGKYMNHEVHSALADVDVIIWVVDLRHPPTDEDELVGRQVRELPKPLFLVGNKTDAAKYPDEAMKLYRALLEGRAAETSETMLSAQNGPLQVATLREQILDTLPENPFFYPRGAASDQSREMWAAEIIREEAMKKLREELPYAVATRVNRWTEREDGLQRIEGEIVVEKNAHKGMVIGSGGKQLREIGQAARKQLEVFLDRKVFLGLEVIVIPGWREDEEALRELGYE
- a CDS encoding SDR family NAD(P)-dependent oxidoreductase, whose protein sequence is MLTGTFLTELNVASTAAFMPGPMMAVYYATKAYVLSFSEAVNEEVRGKSVNVTALCPGPVETGFQAAADLGQSKLFSGPNRLAMLSATEVARIGIRAMLRGQPVAVAGRINQVQTLLPRLLPRAVLPRLVASAQARH
- a CDS encoding YIP1 family protein, whose protein sequence is MSKPTRYQTAEVKATITDMFAQSSAVLARPGPATFERFERRGGTRHALVYVGLAAVVSALIAAFFAIFHTDVTVIGQLISRLILIPAQFLIFTGAVYLIGRKLFKGTGTYPEVAYTFALFFVPLTILGTLIGIVPVLGWLLALLISLVMVAFGYFAVQSSMNLRDQGSAVITLVLAGVAHWLLGSVVGGLLTALFYGG
- a CDS encoding 3-deoxy-7-phosphoheptulonate synthase, producing the protein MTRQPAPSTTENLNVTGFSPLPTPRDLKRRYPLTPEAERTVLAGRRAAQAIVHGQDDRLLAVVGPCSVHNVDEALAYARRLAALRERVADRVEVQMRVYVDKPRTTVGWRGFLLDPDLTGANDVARGLERTRELMLRVSEMGVPVATELLDPFAPQYLFDTVAWACLGARTTESQTHRAMASAVSAPMGFKNGTGGGIKLAVDAIVAASHAHAFFTVDDDSQACIVHTRGNPDGHVILRGGRGGPNYAPQFVREAADLMSAAGLTPAVMVDCSHANSGSDHTRQSLVWRDVLQQRQAGVSAIRGVMLESNEHSGKQAIPSDLSALRPGVSVTDACVGWNETEALLLEAHAALGRSAVLR